The DNA segment GTTGACCAGGCGATACCAGTTGTCGCGCTGGCGGGGCTCGTAACCGAGATCGCGAATCAACCGATGCATTTCCGCCACCGTCATGCGGAAGGAGGCGCCCGCCTGCCGGACGACGTTTTCCTCGATCATGATGCTGCCCAGGTCATTGGCACCAAATTGCAGGGCCATCTGGCCCACTTCGGGTCCCTGGGTCACCCAGGAGCTCTGCACGTTTTCGAAATTGTCGAGGTAAATCCGGGCCAGGGCCTGCGTGCGCAGGTATTCAACGCCGCCGACCCGTGGCAACCGCAGCCGGGTATTGTCGGGCTGAAACGTCCAGCCAATGAACGCGGTGAAATATCCTCCGCTGGTGGCGTCCGGCCCCGTGGCACGCCGGGTTCCGGCCCTGGCCAGGGAACGATCCTGCAGCTGTCGGAGTCGTTCCCAGTGTTCAATTCGATCCTCCAGCGTTTCCACATGGCCGAACATCATGGTGGCGGTGGAACAGAGCCCCAGTTGATGCGCCGTTTCCATCACATGCAACCATTCGTCGGCGGTGGCCTTCAACGGGGCGATGCGCCGCCGCACCCGATCCACTAGGATTTCCGCCCCCCCGCCGGGGATTGAACCCAGCCCGG comes from the Limisphaera ngatamarikiensis genome and includes:
- the mqnC gene encoding cyclic dehypoxanthinyl futalosine synthase; this encodes MPLDDLLQKVWDGGRITPEEARQLYQLPLHELGALADRRRQLAKARAYGGRGAEIVTYIIDRNINYTNVCNVYCKFCAFYRTEKAPDAYVLSMEELDRKIEETLALGGTQILLQGGHHPGLPKQWYLDMLHHIHSRFPQINIHGFSPPEFIHFQKVFDEPVEQILKDFRAAGLGSIPGGGAEILVDRVRRRIAPLKATADEWLHVMETAHQLGLCSTATMMFGHVETLEDRIEHWERLRQLQDRSLARAGTRRATGPDATSGGYFTAFIGWTFQPDNTRLRLPRVGGVEYLRTQALARIYLDNFENVQSSWVTQGPEVGQMALQFGANDLGSIMIEENVVRQAGASFRMTVAEMHRLIRDLGYEPRQRDNWYRLVN